In Thermodesulfovibrionales bacterium, a genomic segment contains:
- a CDS encoding rubrerythrin family protein, with protein MNSLKGTKTEKNLLTAFAGESQARNRYTYFASQAKKEGYEQIAGFFVETADNEKEHAKRLFKFLEGGDAEVTATFPAGIIGNTSVNLKAAAAGENYEHSVMYPGFAAIAAEEGFPIIAAAFRAIAVAEKQHEKRYLGLLENIEKSRVFRREEPKKWKCRNCGYIHEGTDTPAKCPACDHAQAHFELLEENW; from the coding sequence ATGAACAGTTTGAAAGGGACAAAGACAGAGAAGAACCTCCTTACCGCCTTTGCCGGTGAGTCGCAGGCGAGGAACCGCTATACATACTTTGCTTCACAGGCAAAGAAAGAGGGGTACGAACAGATTGCAGGATTCTTTGTCGAGACGGCGGACAACGAAAAGGAGCACGCCAAGAGGCTCTTCAAGTTCCTAGAAGGAGGCGATGCTGAGGTGACGGCGACCTTTCCCGCAGGCATAATCGGTAACACGAGCGTCAACCTCAAGGCTGCAGCTGCAGGGGAAAACTACGAGCACAGCGTTATGTACCCTGGATTCGCAGCGATAGCCGCTGAAGAAGGCTTCCCCATCATTGCTGCCGCTTTCAGGGCAATAGCCGTCGCGGAGAAGCAGCACGAAAAGCGCTATCTCGGTCTCTTGGAAAACATCGAAAAGAGCCGTGTCTTCAGGCGGGAAGAGCCGAAGAAATGGAAATGCCGGAATTGCGGCTACATCCACGAGGGAACGGACACACCGGCCAAATGCCCTGCATGCGACCATGCCCAGGCGCACTTTGAGCTTCTGGAGGAGAACTGGTAG
- a CDS encoding bacteriohemerythrin: MSLITWSNDLSVNIGSIDEQHKRLVSLVNSLHDAMSSGKGKEIMGKILDELIEYTKTHFATEERLMTAHTYPGYLTHKKEHDGLTKEVLSFHEDFKSGKSVVSVEIMRFLKDWLAKHIKGTDQKYGPFLISKGVS; the protein is encoded by the coding sequence ATGTCACTCATTACCTGGTCGAATGATTTGAGCGTTAACATCGGGTCCATCGACGAGCAGCACAAGAGACTCGTCTCCCTGGTCAACAGCCTTCATGATGCCATGAGTTCAGGCAAAGGAAAGGAAATCATGGGAAAAATCCTTGATGAACTCATCGAATACACAAAGACCCACTTTGCGACTGAAGAGCGGCTGATGACGGCCCACACCTATCCCGGATACCTGACGCACAAGAAAGAGCATGACGGACTAACAAAAGAGGTGCTGAGCTTTCATGAGGATTTCAAGTCAGGGAAATCAGTTGTTTCCGTGGAGATCATGAGATTCCTGAAGGATTGGCTCGCGAAACACATAAAAGGCACTGATCAGAAATACGGCCCCTTTCTGATCAGTAAAGGAGTGTCGTAG